In Lentibacillus sp. JNUCC-1, the genomic window CTATAAAAGCTTTCATTTTTTTAATGGTAAAATCCTGATACATATACAGCTGATCGTGCACGAAACCAATTTTTTGTTTAAGACTGTGGTCATTATGCGGTTGACCGAATATCTGAATCTGTCCATGGTCCGGTTTTATGATATCCATCAGCATGTGCAGGGTGGTCGTTTTGCCGCTGCCGTTTTGCCCGATGATGCCCGTGACAAATTCTGTGGGTATGGATAGGTTAAGACCATTCACAGAGAAATCAGGGCGTTTTTTTGTAACATTGACAAACTCAATGGCATTCACATTAATCAACTCCTTCATAAAAGATATCCAGACGCTCGATCACGTCTGATTTGGTCAGGCCTATCTGTTTGCCTTTTTCCAGCACGTCTTCCAACTGATTTTCAAATTCCCTTAGCTGCCATTCACGGAGTACATGGGGTTCTTGACCAGCAACAAAAGTGCCTTTCCCAACGGCAGATACCAGATAGCCTTCGTTTTCCAAATCTTCATAGGCGCGTTTTGTCGTGATGACACTGACTTTGAGATCTTTTGCCAGAGCCCGGATAGATGGCAGAGCATCTCCCTCCATTAATTCTCCGGAAAAGATCTGGTTCCGAAGTTGTGTTTTAATCTGGCTGAACAAAGGCTCTTTGCTCGTGTTGGAGATGAGAATATTCATGGCGGCCCTCCTTTTTGTCATCATTGTATATATACACTATATACAATATATACACGCTGTGTGAAAAAGTCAAGGCTTTGTGAGTGGCCGTGTTAGGTGTGTTTTTGGTATCATATGCATGATACTTTATGTCATAAAGGAGTTTACAACATGAGACAGGAAATGCATTTGCGCGTCATGGAAAAAGACGATCTCGAATTTCTTCATAAACTGAATAACGATCCGGCAGTGATGGATTATTGGTTTGAAGAACCGTATATGTCACTGGAAAAATTAAAAGATTCCTATGAGAAGAACCTTGATTCGGAAAGACACAGACAGTTTATTCTGACCCAAAACGGCGAAAAACTCGGATTTGTCGGGTTGTTTGGTATGAATCAGCGTGATCGTAATGCGGAGTTCGCCATTATGATTGACCCGATTCATCAAGGGAATGGTTATGCGAAAACGGCCACCCAGCTTGCTTTGGAATATGCTTTTGATCGCCTAAACCTTCATAAAGTCTACTTAATTGTAGATAAGGAAAATGAAAAAGCCGTGCATATATATGAAAAAGCAGGCTTTACTGTGGAAGGCACGATGAAGGAACATTTTTATGTGAACGGCAGGTATCATGATGCCGTGTCCATGTGTGTTCTGAAGCAGGACTTTCAATAATTGAACGAGAAATTGTTAGAACAGCCCGGTGAAATTTAGGTAACCGGGCTGTTTAAGGTATTGGAGTTGTTTGTATGGGATTGTTTTTTTCAGTGATTTTACCCATTGTGGCTGTGTTTGGAGCAGGATATGTGCTGCAGCGGGTTAGAATGCTCGATGTCAAGTCGATTGCGCCATTATCGATTTATATCTTTTTGCCGGCGCTTGTATTCACTTCTTTATATGAAGCCGATTTCAATGCGGGCTACTATATCATTATTGTATTTGCGTTCGCCCTGATGTTTGCCATGATCTTGATTAACAAAGTGTTGGCATGGGCATTTAAATGGAAACATTCTGTGGAGAGTGCTTCTATTTTGACGACCGCTTTTATGAACGGGGGGAATTATGGTGTCCCGGTGATTCTGTTCAGTGTCGGGGAGAAAGCCTTGCCATATGCGATTTTTTATATGGTATTGCAAACGTTAATCATGAACTTTTTCGGTGTGTATTATGCTTCCAGAGGGACAGGCGGTACATGGATGGCCCTTCGCAAAGTGATGAAAATGCCGGCAACATACGCGACGATTGCTGCGTTTGTCATGCAGCAGGTGCCAGTCGTAATTCCGGAATCTGTATACGGAATGCTGACACTGCTGGGAGACGCTGCGATTCCGTTAATGATGGTGCTTTTGGGGATGCAGCTTGCTTCCATTCAATCACTGAAGTTGAACTGGGAAGTGATCCTCTCGGCGACGAGTGTACGCATGATCATTTCACCGCTCCTCGCAGTGCTATTTGTGTGGCTTCTGGATGTTGATCCGATCATCAGTTCTGTTTTGTTAATCGTATCGGCAATGCCAAGTGCGGCAACCACGACCATGTATGCGATTGAATTCGATTCAGAGCCGGATCTTGTGTCAAGCGTTACTCTGGTCACGACCCTCTTCAGTATTGTGTCTGTGACGGTCTTGCTGCAATTTATCTCGTGAACGCATTGACATCATATATGATTTTATATAAGATTGAGACATTATGAAAAAAGAAAACAAACAACAAAAAGCCTATCGGATGATTAAAGCACGCATCATTGAGCGGATTTACGCCCCTGGCCAGCGGATCGTGATTGACCAGCATGCCAAAGAATTTGAAACGAGCCAGATTCCGGTTCGTGAGGCGTTAAGACAGCTGGAGGCAGAAGAACTGATTGTTTATAAACCAAATATCGGCCCGGTTGTCGCAGAAGTGAATGAGTCTGATTACTCGGATGCCTTACGAACGCTTT contains:
- a CDS encoding GntR family transcriptional regulator translates to MNILISNTSKEPLFSQIKTQLRNQIFSGELMEGDALPSIRALAKDLKVSVITTKRAYEDLENEGYLVSAVGKGTFVAGQEPHVLREWQLREFENQLEDVLEKGKQIGLTKSDVIERLDIFYEGVD
- a CDS encoding GNAT family N-acetyltransferase; this encodes MRQEMHLRVMEKDDLEFLHKLNNDPAVMDYWFEEPYMSLEKLKDSYEKNLDSERHRQFILTQNGEKLGFVGLFGMNQRDRNAEFAIMIDPIHQGNGYAKTATQLALEYAFDRLNLHKVYLIVDKENEKAVHIYEKAGFTVEGTMKEHFYVNGRYHDAVSMCVLKQDFQ
- a CDS encoding AEC family transporter, coding for MGLFFSVILPIVAVFGAGYVLQRVRMLDVKSIAPLSIYIFLPALVFTSLYEADFNAGYYIIIVFAFALMFAMILINKVLAWAFKWKHSVESASILTTAFMNGGNYGVPVILFSVGEKALPYAIFYMVLQTLIMNFFGVYYASRGTGGTWMALRKVMKMPATYATIAAFVMQQVPVVIPESVYGMLTLLGDAAIPLMMVLLGMQLASIQSLKLNWEVILSATSVRMIISPLLAVLFVWLLDVDPIISSVLLIVSAMPSAATTTMYAIEFDSEPDLVSSVTLVTTLFSIVSVTVLLQFIS